One Paracoccus sp. TOH DNA segment encodes these proteins:
- a CDS encoding IS1380-like element ISPme1 family transposase, which produces MDHLEGAGLARGDRVDFDRRVRLEFRGAQISSDGGLLVMRELDDVLGLSNLASEALRDSRTGKNTLHRLDGLFRQSVFGRLAGYEDVNDADRLALDPVMRQVVGGRAVEAQAASASQMGRFETETLALAANRAALADLNGQWIDRFHDRNGLKYIVLDMDSSVSPTHGDQEGAAWNGHFDCTCYHPIFLFNQFGMLERCALRNGNVHSADGWRDVLDPVIARYAGRDLGGRFFRADAAYAIPAIYMRLEEARFFYAIRLPANAVLREKIAHRLTRPVGRPSLTKVKRFFEDFEYQAASWDKPRRVIAKIEWHPGELFPKVGFIVTNLPMEPDWVVRFYNQRGTAEQHIKEGKYAFRWTRLSCRKFRHNEVRLQLHALAYNLATFLRCIELPEAMADWSLTSLQLKLIKIGARVVRHARAITFQLAEVAVTGPMVRAVLAAIRRLRTPPSCA; this is translated from the coding sequence ATGGATCACCTGGAGGGTGCGGGCTTGGCGCGGGGAGATCGGGTTGATTTCGACCGCCGTGTGCGTCTGGAGTTCCGTGGTGCGCAGATCAGTTCAGACGGTGGCCTGCTGGTGATGCGCGAGCTTGATGACGTGCTCGGCCTGTCCAATCTGGCGTCGGAGGCGCTGCGAGACAGCCGCACCGGGAAGAACACGCTCCATCGGCTTGACGGATTGTTCCGGCAATCGGTGTTCGGACGACTGGCCGGATACGAGGATGTGAACGATGCCGACCGCTTGGCCCTCGATCCCGTGATGCGTCAGGTCGTTGGCGGCAGGGCCGTCGAGGCGCAAGCTGCTTCGGCATCGCAGATGGGACGGTTCGAGACCGAGACGCTGGCTCTGGCCGCGAACCGGGCGGCGCTGGCCGATCTGAACGGCCAATGGATCGACCGGTTTCATGACCGCAACGGGTTGAAATACATCGTGCTGGACATGGACAGCTCGGTCAGCCCCACCCACGGCGATCAGGAAGGTGCTGCCTGGAACGGGCATTTCGACTGCACCTGCTATCACCCCATCTTCTTGTTCAACCAGTTTGGCATGCTGGAGCGCTGCGCCCTGCGTAACGGCAATGTCCACAGCGCCGATGGCTGGCGGGATGTCCTTGATCCCGTCATTGCCCGATATGCTGGCCGCGACCTTGGTGGACGCTTCTTCCGGGCCGACGCTGCCTACGCGATCCCCGCGATCTATATGCGGCTGGAAGAAGCCAGGTTCTTCTACGCCATCCGTCTGCCCGCCAACGCCGTCTTGCGCGAGAAGATCGCGCATCGGCTGACACGGCCCGTGGGACGGCCTTCGCTGACCAAGGTCAAACGGTTCTTCGAGGACTTCGAGTATCAGGCGGCGTCCTGGGACAAGCCGCGCCGCGTCATCGCCAAGATCGAATGGCATCCGGGCGAGCTGTTCCCCAAAGTCGGCTTCATCGTCACCAACCTGCCGATGGAGCCAGACTGGGTGGTGAGGTTCTACAACCAGCGCGGCACCGCAGAGCAGCACATCAAGGAAGGCAAATATGCCTTTCGCTGGACGCGGCTGTCATGCCGGAAGTTCCGGCACAACGAGGTGCGGCTGCAACTGCACGCGCTGGCCTACAACCTGGCAACCTTCCTGCGCTGCATCGAACTGCCCGAGGCCATGGCGGACTGGTCGTTGACCAGCCTGCAACTCAAGCTGATCAAGATCGGCGCCCGCGTCGTCCGCCACGCCCGCGCCATTACCTTCCAGTTGGCCGAGGTCGCCGTCACCGGCCCGATGGTGCGGGCCGTCCTTGCCGCCATCCGCCGTCTTCGAACGCCTCCGTCATGCGCATGA
- a CDS encoding transporter substrate-binding domain-containing protein encodes MRLTIRLMLAATCVGLPLMPDATLADPVWDRIESTGTITCGAIPNDKIGSWVDSATGQWEGYEIDLCRAIAADLGKEMGKELKVQFQETGWKTVVLDLQSQKIDIWPGMSATEQRKQALNMIGPMYDLAFCAMDGKTAKVGKTWDELNAPDVRIATVTGTSVEAAFKRMAPKAQHVTLSEYSEITLAVQSGRADIMGADVLRCLNVMQSAPNVFNSVFFPTPIEAMGSSAGVVKSADKLTPWLTDWATTHKADGSIREIFLNVMKKAGYDIGNVPPEVQF; translated from the coding sequence ATGAGACTGACAATCCGCCTGATGCTGGCCGCGACCTGCGTCGGCCTGCCGCTCATGCCCGACGCTACGCTGGCCGATCCCGTCTGGGACCGGATCGAAAGCACCGGCACCATCACCTGCGGCGCCATCCCGAACGACAAGATCGGCTCCTGGGTCGATAGCGCCACCGGTCAGTGGGAAGGCTACGAAATCGACCTGTGCCGCGCCATCGCCGCCGATCTGGGCAAGGAGATGGGCAAAGAACTGAAGGTCCAGTTCCAGGAGACCGGCTGGAAGACCGTGGTGCTGGACCTGCAATCGCAGAAGATCGACATCTGGCCGGGCATGAGCGCGACCGAACAGCGCAAGCAGGCCCTGAACATGATAGGGCCGATGTACGACCTGGCCTTCTGCGCCATGGACGGCAAGACCGCCAAGGTCGGCAAGACATGGGACGAACTCAACGCGCCCGACGTGCGCATCGCCACCGTCACCGGCACAAGCGTCGAGGCCGCGTTCAAGCGCATGGCGCCCAAGGCCCAGCACGTCACTCTGTCCGAATATTCCGAGATCACGCTGGCCGTGCAATCGGGCCGCGCCGACATCATGGGCGCCGATGTGCTGCGCTGCCTGAACGTGATGCAATCCGCGCCAAATGTCTTCAACAGCGTGTTTTTCCCTACCCCGATCGAGGCCATGGGTTCCTCGGCGGGGGTGGTGAAATCCGCCGACAAGCTGACGCCCTGGCTGACAGACTGGGCCACGACGCACAAGGCGGATGGCTCGATCCGGGAAATCTTCCTGAATGTCATGAAGAAGGCCGGCTATGACATCGGCAATGTCCCGCCCGAAGTCCAGTTCTGA
- a CDS encoding dihydrodipicolinate synthase family protein, which produces MIGNDWSGVLTAAITPFDADGAVDEAALHAHFDRMLAAGVKGFVVSGSTGEYYSMSADERKALFKLVADAYGDRAMLVAGTSSLNHADTLELTRYAKDVGFDGCMLLPPVYCLPTPAEIRAAVAEVAEIGLPVMLYNNPARVGVGLTPALTAELASIPNVVAYKESARDLYAVGETYYATRDKLRHFAGLEPYLSSLLSRGASGSVSTISNICAAEVVATYDAYRSGDLDEMSRNQQIIDQLYHLMARSGLSNFAFVKAGMAALGLNGGTVRRPHLPADAAKIEEIGKGIRAIYANAGKAVPQ; this is translated from the coding sequence GTGATTGGAAATGATTGGAGCGGGGTTCTGACAGCGGCGATCACCCCGTTCGACGCGGACGGGGCGGTGGATGAAGCAGCGCTGCATGCGCATTTCGACCGGATGCTGGCTGCCGGAGTGAAGGGTTTCGTCGTCTCGGGCAGTACCGGCGAATATTACTCGATGTCTGCGGATGAACGGAAAGCGTTGTTCAAGCTGGTGGCCGATGCCTATGGTGATCGCGCCATGCTGGTCGCGGGCACCTCGTCATTGAACCATGCGGACACGCTGGAACTGACCCGCTATGCGAAGGATGTCGGCTTTGACGGCTGCATGCTGCTGCCGCCGGTCTATTGCCTGCCCACTCCGGCCGAAATTCGTGCCGCGGTTGCTGAGGTCGCCGAGATCGGCCTGCCCGTCATGCTTTACAACAACCCTGCCCGTGTCGGTGTCGGCTTGACCCCGGCGCTGACGGCGGAACTGGCCAGCATTCCCAATGTCGTCGCCTACAAGGAAAGCGCCCGCGACCTTTATGCAGTGGGTGAGACCTATTACGCGACCCGCGACAAGCTGCGGCATTTTGCGGGCCTTGAACCCTATCTTTCCAGCCTGCTCAGCCGCGGCGCCTCGGGGTCGGTCTCGACCATCTCGAACATCTGCGCGGCCGAGGTCGTCGCGACCTATGACGCCTATCGGTCGGGCGATCTGGATGAAATGTCGCGCAATCAGCAGATCATCGACCAGCTTTACCACCTGATGGCGCGCTCGGGCCTGTCGAACTTTGCCTTCGTCAAGGCGGGCATGGCTGCGCTTGGCTTGAATGGCGGCACCGTGCGCCGCCCGCATCTGCCCGCCGATGCCGCCAAGATCGAGGAAATCGGCAAGGGCATCCGCGCCATCTACGCCAATGCAGGCAAGGCGGTCCCGCAGTAA
- a CDS encoding GntR family transcriptional regulator: protein MAKSKGKDVFCAVRGDSLAEQVHAQLARMILSGAFAPNDRINLRQIAPDFSVSVTPVREAVLRLVSDGILQTTDRNAIVVPQRGADEIREIFEIRRVLEGDLAEAAATKLPPADIEALRETQADFIMALEKKDYREALRLNTELHFRIYTAAEMPVRVKIVEGLWLRIGPTLRNMYPILTLHRPDSSPHDRILSAASARDARGLREAVVADLNRSEEALLEYLRRAEEAQPFVSPTQGDGR, encoded by the coding sequence ATGGCAAAATCCAAAGGAAAGGACGTCTTCTGCGCCGTTCGCGGTGATTCGCTGGCGGAACAGGTCCATGCGCAACTGGCGCGCATGATCTTGTCGGGAGCCTTTGCGCCGAACGACCGAATCAATCTTCGGCAAATCGCCCCCGATTTTTCGGTCAGCGTGACGCCGGTGCGCGAGGCGGTCCTGCGGCTGGTGTCAGACGGCATCCTTCAGACCACCGACCGCAACGCCATCGTGGTCCCCCAGCGGGGTGCTGACGAGATTCGCGAGATCTTCGAGATCCGCCGCGTCCTTGAAGGCGATCTGGCCGAGGCGGCAGCGACGAAGCTGCCCCCTGCGGATATCGAGGCGCTGCGCGAGACCCAGGCCGATTTCATTATGGCGTTGGAAAAGAAGGATTATCGCGAAGCCCTGCGCCTGAATACAGAGCTGCATTTCCGCATCTATACCGCTGCCGAAATGCCGGTGCGGGTCAAGATCGTCGAGGGGTTGTGGCTTCGCATCGGGCCGACGCTGCGCAACATGTACCCTATCCTGACTTTGCATCGCCCCGACAGCAGTCCGCATGACCGGATCCTGTCCGCTGCTAGCGCGAGGGATGCGCGGGGTCTGCGCGAGGCGGTGGTGGCTGACCTGAATCGCTCGGAAGAGGCGTTGCTGGAATATCTGCGGCGGGCAGAAGAGGCGCAGCCCTTCGTCTCTCCGACCCAGGGTGACGGCAGGTGA